The following nucleotide sequence is from Synechococcus sp. KORDI-52.
CGAGATCAGCAGGGCATGGAACCCTTCTTCCCAATCTTTTCGCCTGTGGGTCTCAGTAGCGCACTTCGAACCAGTCGTCGCCCGTGACGGGGAGCTGGCTGGGGGTCACCCGAACCACCCTGGCGCCCGGCGGCCCGACTTCACACCAGGCCCGCAGTTCAGACAGGGCCAGTGGTGGACCTTCGGCCTGCACTTCCACACGGCCGTCACTCAGGTTGCGCACCCAGCCGCTGATGCCGAGATCCAGGGCTCGCCGATTGCAGCTGGCGCGGAACCCCACCCGCTGAACGCGGCCTTCAATCAGCCAGCGCCAGCGTTCGACGAAGGCTTGGATCCTTTGGGGTGACTGGCGGCTGACGAAGCGTTTGGCAATCGTCTCTCCCCGGCTTCGAGCGCGGCGCGCCATCGGGAGCAGATCGTCGTAGAGCTTGCCCAGTGCAGGTGAACCCAGCTCGCGTGAACCGTCTGATCGACCCATCCTTCCGAATGTCGATGGACTTTCCATCCCTCAATGTCCCACAGCACTGACCTGTCGGAGGACGGCCGGTTGGTGTGCAGCTCCCAACGGTGAAATTCATGGCCCACCAGCTGCTGACCGCTCACCACCACAGGGCTGTTCCGCCGCGCCTGCAGGCGGCGGTAACCCACCTGTAGCGGGCCGCGCTGGGCTGTGAAGGGCAGCAAGCCCGCCATGCTGTGACTGCTCCCATCGAGGTCGGTCAGCTTTTCTCCCAGCATCAACATCCCTCCGCATTCGGCGTAGAGCGGCCGCTGTTGCACGAACGCACGCAGAGAACTCAGGCTTCGCTCACAGCCGCTGAGCTGGGCGGCGTGCTGCTCGGGGAAACCGCCCGGCAGGATCAGCCCTTTGGCTTCGTTAGGGATGCTCTCATCGGCCAGCGGACTCCAGTGGAGCAGGGGCATACCCATCCGCTCGAGCAGTTCGCTGGTTTCCTGGTAGCGGAAATGAAAGGCGGCATCACTCGCCAGTGCCACCGGCAGGGGCTGTTCCTGTTGCAAAGGGATGTCGGCCAGGGGGTGCGGCCTGGGGTGGGGTGCTCGCAGTAGGGGTTCCAGGCGTTCCAGGTTCAGGTGCTGGCTGGCCAGAGCGGCCCAGGCCTGGCGCCGTTGTTCGGGCGCATCCAATTCATGGGCCGGGGCAAGGCCGAGATGCCGGCCCGGCAGGGCCAGGGCTTCGCTGCGGGGCAGGCAGCCCAGCAATGGCACCTCCAGGCGCTCCAGCACTTCGGCGAGCAGCTCCCGGTGCCTGGGGCTGCTGACTTTGTTGAGCACCACGCCAGCGATCTGCAGCTGGGGATCGTGATCACGGAATCCCCGCACGAGGGCGCCGAGGGAGGCAGCCTGACCGCCGGCATCCAACACCAGCACCACCGGCAGATCCAGCAGGCGGGCCACCTCAGCGGTGCTTCCGGTTGTGCTGCTGCCGATGCCGTCGAACAGCCCCATCACTCCCTCCACGAGGGTGAGCTCAGAGGCTCCTCCATAACCGTGAAAGGCCTGATGAACCCAGGTTTCCCCGCAGAGATTGAGATCGAGATTGCGGCAGGCCTGGCCGGAGGCCTGGCTGAGCAGCTGGGCATCGAGGTAGTCGGGGCCCACCTTGAAGGCCTGGACCCGCCGGCCCTGCTGCTGCGCCCAGCTCAACAGCGCCAGGCTCAGCAGGGTTTTGCCGCTGCCACTGGCGGGTGCAGCGATGACGGCGGCCATGGGTCAGACGCGGCTCAGCCGAGCAGCCTGGCAGCCAGCGGAGCCGCAGCGGCCAGCAGGGGGTTGGTGCTGTCGTGACCGCCGCCCAGCAGGCGGGCTACATCCATTTCAGGGGTGTCGTGCTGCACGGGCACCACCTCTTCATGCAGCTCGAGGTTGGCCATGCCGCCCCCTTCCAAACGCATGCAGCCCCCGGATTCAGCGCAGAGAATCACACACACGCCCTGCCCGTTCTCCGGTTCAGCGATCAGCCGAAGCCCCACCATCTGGCCGGCGTGCACGTTGGGCTGTCCTGTCGGCACAGCCATCAGTTGGAAGCTCACCTCCGTGCCATCGGACCGCTGGAACAGGGCGGAGGTGCCCTCCTCGATTGCCGTGGATGACACCAGGTTCCAGCCCAGTCGATCGGCGATCCAGGCGGCCAGCAGCATCCCCTGGGCGGGGTGATGGCCCTCAACATCGATGTCCAGACGGGTGATGTGGCTGAGGGCATCACGC
It contains:
- a CDS encoding acylphosphatase, whose translation is MAKRFVSRQSPQRIQAFVERWRWLIEGRVQRVGFRASCNRRALDLGISGWVRNLSDGRVEVQAEGPPLALSELRAWCEVGPPGARVVRVTPSQLPVTGDDWFEVRY
- a CDS encoding cobyrinate a,c-diamide synthase, whose protein sequence is MAAVIAAPASGSGKTLLSLALLSWAQQQGRRVQAFKVGPDYLDAQLLSQASGQACRNLDLNLCGETWVHQAFHGYGGASELTLVEGVMGLFDGIGSSTTGSTAEVARLLDLPVVLVLDAGGQAASLGALVRGFRDHDPQLQIAGVVLNKVSSPRHRELLAEVLERLEVPLLGCLPRSEALALPGRHLGLAPAHELDAPEQRRQAWAALASQHLNLERLEPLLRAPHPRPHPLADIPLQQEQPLPVALASDAAFHFRYQETSELLERMGMPLLHWSPLADESIPNEAKGLILPGGFPEQHAAQLSGCERSLSSLRAFVQQRPLYAECGGMLMLGEKLTDLDGSSHSMAGLLPFTAQRGPLQVGYRRLQARRNSPVVVSGQQLVGHEFHRWELHTNRPSSDRSVLWDIEGWKVHRHSEGWVDQTVHASWVHLHWASSTTICSRWRAALEAGERRLPNASSAASHPKGSKPSSNAGAG